A genome region from Ralstonia solanacearum K60 includes the following:
- a CDS encoding IS4 family transposase, with the protein MAGDSGAWVDEEFESLYQGDPRRDRRAKELLKRLSAHPTASIPGACDGWSETVGAYRFLGNTEIDWRDVMQPHWERTAQRAGAHPVVLCIADTTELDFNGQEIEGLGPLSYEVQRGMYLHPTYAVTPDREPLGVLDAWMWAREPREADGSRGGLKESVRWIEGYERVAEQAARLPHTRLVYVVDREGDIGALMARAQALGHPADWLIRCRHDRSLDEAGKLWDRLQASAKLGELTFTLPRRAGSPARQVTQALRAQRVKLAGHGGVELTCIEAREIGARAGVKPVVWRLLTNREALDAQAIIELVDWYRARWEIEMFFHVLKTVCKVETLQLAQIDRVERALVLYMIVAWRIARLMRLGRTCPDLDAARFFDADEIRGAHLLAKKTAPKTPVSLNQMIRLVASLGGFLGRKSDGEPGAKTIWIGLQRTMDAASTIQALRGSP; encoded by the coding sequence ATGGCCGGCGATTCTGGAGCGTGGGTGGACGAGGAATTCGAGAGTTTGTATCAGGGCGATCCGCGCCGGGACCGGCGCGCCAAGGAGCTGCTCAAGCGGTTGTCGGCGCACCCCACGGCGAGCATCCCCGGGGCGTGTGATGGTTGGAGCGAGACGGTTGGGGCCTATCGCTTTCTGGGCAATACGGAGATCGATTGGCGCGACGTAATGCAGCCGCACTGGGAGCGCACAGCGCAGCGGGCTGGCGCGCATCCCGTGGTGCTATGCATCGCGGATACAACCGAGTTGGACTTCAATGGACAGGAGATCGAGGGGCTGGGTCCATTGAGCTATGAAGTGCAACGGGGGATGTATTTGCATCCGACCTATGCGGTGACACCCGATCGCGAGCCGCTGGGTGTGCTCGACGCGTGGATGTGGGCGCGGGAGCCCCGCGAGGCGGATGGTTCACGGGGCGGGCTCAAGGAGAGCGTACGCTGGATCGAAGGGTATGAGCGGGTGGCCGAGCAAGCTGCGCGGTTGCCCCACACCCGCCTGGTCTACGTGGTGGACCGCGAAGGGGATATCGGTGCGCTGATGGCACGTGCGCAGGCGCTGGGACACCCGGCTGACTGGCTGATTCGCTGCCGACATGACCGCAGTCTGGACGAGGCGGGCAAGCTGTGGGATCGCCTGCAGGCCAGTGCCAAGCTTGGGGAACTCACCTTCACGTTGCCGCGACGCGCAGGCAGCCCGGCGCGCCAGGTCACGCAAGCCTTGCGCGCACAACGGGTGAAGCTGGCCGGCCATGGTGGCGTGGAATTGACCTGCATTGAGGCACGGGAGATCGGAGCGCGGGCCGGCGTCAAGCCCGTGGTGTGGCGGCTGCTGACCAACCGCGAGGCGCTGGATGCGCAGGCCATCATCGAGCTGGTGGATTGGTACCGAGCGCGCTGGGAGATCGAGATGTTCTTCCACGTGCTCAAGACCGTGTGCAAGGTCGAGACCTTGCAGCTAGCGCAAATCGATCGAGTGGAGCGCGCGCTGGTGCTGTACATGATCGTGGCTTGGCGCATTGCCCGGCTGATGCGGCTGGGTCGGACGTGTCCGGACCTGGATGCCGCGCGGTTCTTCGATGCCGACGAAATACGAGGCGCCCATCTGCTGGCCAAGAAGACTGCGCCGAAAACGCCGGTCTCGCTCAACCAGATGATCCGCTTGGTGGCCTCGCTCGGCGGCTTCCTCGGACGCAAGAGCGATGGCGAGCCCGGCGCCAAGACCATCTGGATCGGCCTGCAGCGCACCATGGACGCCGCTTCTACGATTCAAGCGCTCAGAGGCAGTCCCTGA
- a CDS encoding IS4 family transposase — MALEAPCWTEAEFPDLDLGDARLNKRARTLMERLAAKPTAGVPQACRSWGETIAAYRFFDNDEVEWEAILEPHWRQTERRMAAHPVVLCLQDTTELDFNARRVTGLGPLSYEAQRGMYLHPTYAVTPGRVPLGVLDAWMWAREPKDAQGKRGGMKESRRWIEGYERVAETASSLPHTRLVYVADREADMIALMVRAQELGTPADWLIRSTHDRALPEGAKLWATASEGEALGEIAFTMGSRHGVRARPVRQHVWLRRIELPAGDGRSVAATCLVAREFDAPAGVKPIEWRLLTNREATTLAQAIELIDWYRARWEIEILFNVLKNGCRVEALQLGAIERLERALAMFLVVAWRIAYLMRKGRACPDLDAELFFDPDEIRGAYLLTGLKQPAKPKLNEVLRLIARLGGFLARKGDGEPGAKAIWLGLKEVHVAAKTLRALRAGASADCCV; from the coding sequence TTGGCCCTGGAAGCCCCCTGCTGGACGGAAGCTGAATTTCCCGACCTCGACCTTGGCGACGCGCGCCTGAACAAGCGAGCGAGGACCTTGATGGAACGATTGGCGGCCAAGCCGACGGCCGGCGTGCCGCAGGCATGCCGGAGCTGGGGCGAGACGATTGCGGCGTATCGCTTCTTCGACAACGACGAGGTCGAGTGGGAAGCGATCCTGGAGCCGCACTGGCGGCAGACCGAACGGCGCATGGCAGCGCACCCGGTCGTGCTGTGCCTGCAGGACACCACGGAGCTGGACTTCAATGCTCGGCGGGTGACCGGGCTTGGGCCGCTGTCCTACGAGGCGCAGCGCGGAATGTACCTGCACCCGACCTACGCGGTGACACCCGGGCGCGTGCCCCTGGGCGTGCTCGATGCGTGGATGTGGGCGCGTGAGCCCAAGGACGCGCAAGGCAAGCGCGGCGGCATGAAGGAGAGTCGGCGCTGGATCGAAGGTTACGAGCGCGTGGCCGAAACCGCGTCGAGCCTGCCGCACACGCGCCTGGTGTATGTGGCCGATCGCGAAGCGGACATGATCGCGCTGATGGTGCGCGCGCAGGAGTTGGGCACGCCGGCGGACTGGCTGATTCGCTCGACCCATGATCGCGCGCTGCCCGAAGGAGCCAAGCTGTGGGCCACGGCCAGCGAGGGTGAGGCGCTCGGCGAGATTGCCTTCACGATGGGCTCGCGCCATGGCGTGCGCGCCCGCCCGGTGCGCCAGCACGTATGGCTGCGGCGCATCGAGTTGCCGGCGGGCGACGGCCGCAGCGTGGCGGCGACGTGCCTGGTGGCACGCGAGTTCGACGCGCCGGCCGGTGTCAAGCCGATCGAATGGCGCTTGCTGACCAACCGCGAAGCCACGACTTTGGCGCAAGCCATCGAGTTGATCGACTGGTATCGGGCGCGTTGGGAAATCGAGATCCTGTTCAACGTGCTGAAGAACGGTTGCCGCGTCGAGGCATTGCAGTTGGGCGCCATCGAGCGGCTCGAACGTGCTCTGGCGATGTTCCTGGTCGTGGCTTGGCGAATTGCCTACCTGATGCGCAAGGGGCGCGCCTGCCCCGATCTGGATGCCGAACTGTTCTTCGATCCTGACGAGATTCGCGGCGCGTACTTGCTCACCGGGCTCAAGCAGCCCGCCAAGCCAAAGCTCAATGAGGTGCTGCGCCTGATCGCGCGCCTGGGCGGCTTTCTCGCTCGCAAGGGCGATGGCGAACCGGGCGCGAAAGCTATCTGGCTCGGACTCAAAGAGGTTCATGTCGCTGCAAAAACCTTGCGGGCATTACGGGCGGGCGCAAGCGCGGACTGTTGTGTATAA
- a CDS encoding DUF4304 domain-containing protein — MLVLSSNNLRIMIDSKIIKMALGAPLIEAGFKKKSDSWYLGNDEVVILVNIQKSQYGYQYYVNCGISVRSLGGVEFPKEQNCHIRFRLTAILPEEKRKEFEALFDLESELFSDHWRSEEISRLVKNIVLPILQRCSYREGIVEAVRSGALANAMVYKEIKEWVD, encoded by the coding sequence ATGCTGGTCTTGTCGAGTAATAACTTACGAATAATGATTGATTCTAAAATTATTAAGATGGCGCTTGGGGCGCCCCTTATCGAGGCCGGCTTCAAGAAGAAGTCAGATAGTTGGTACTTGGGCAATGATGAGGTCGTTATATTGGTTAATATTCAAAAGTCCCAATATGGATACCAGTATTATGTTAATTGCGGAATTTCAGTGAGGTCTTTGGGGGGCGTTGAATTCCCAAAAGAGCAGAATTGTCATATTCGTTTTAGGTTAACCGCAATTTTGCCAGAAGAGAAAAGGAAAGAATTTGAGGCGCTATTTGATCTTGAAAGCGAATTGTTTTCTGATCATTGGCGGAGCGAAGAGATATCTCGTCTCGTCAAAAATATCGTCTTGCCGATTTTGCAGCGATGTTCATATCGAGAGGGCATTGTAGAAGCCGTAAGATCTGGGGCGCTGGCTAACGCTATGGTGTATAAAGAAATTAAAGAATGGGTCGATTAA
- a CDS encoding DUF4288 domain-containing protein, which yields MRFLASLFFKSTIRDHGSAAPREGVWEEVIVLVISHTESGALARAEQLGVERSGVTYSSDSGEVTWTYVKVERVVPMEDGELIDGQELFSRYLRSSEARSILEPLD from the coding sequence ATGCGATTCCTGGCTAGCTTGTTTTTCAAGAGCACCATACGGGACCATGGTAGCGCTGCTCCCCGGGAGGGAGTGTGGGAAGAGGTAATAGTTCTGGTCATTTCACACACGGAGAGCGGAGCGCTAGCACGTGCCGAGCAATTGGGAGTGGAAAGATCCGGCGTGACGTATTCGAGCGATAGTGGTGAAGTAACTTGGACGTACGTAAAAGTGGAGCGCGTTGTTCCGATGGAGGATGGTGAGTTGATTGATGGTCAAGAACTCTTTTCCCGATATCTTAGATCATCTGAGGCGCGGAGTATTCTAGAGCCATTGGACTAG
- a CDS encoding IS4 family transposase produces MALEAPCWTEAEFPDLDLGDARLNKRARTLMERLAAKPTAGVPQACRSWGETIAAYRFFDNDEVEWEAILEPHWRQTERRMAACPVVLCLQDTTELDFNARRVTGLGPLSYEAQRGMYLHPTYAVTPGRVPLGVLDAWMWAREPKDAQGKRGGMKESRRWIEGYERVAETASSLPHTRLVYVADREADMIALMVRAQELGTPADWLIRSTHDRALPEGAKLWATASEGEALGEIAFTMGSRHGVRARPVRQHVWLRRIELPAGDGRSVAATCLVAREFDAPAGVKPIEWRLLTNREATTLAQAIELIDWYRARWEIEILFNVLKNGCRVEALQLGAIERLERALAMFLVVAWRIGYLMRKGRACPDLDAELFFDPDEIRGAYLLTELKQPAKPKLNEVLRLIARLGGFLARKGDGEPGAKAIWLGLKEVHVAAKTLRALRAGASADCCV; encoded by the coding sequence TTGGCCCTGGAAGCCCCCTGCTGGACGGAAGCTGAATTTCCCGACCTCGACCTTGGCGACGCGCGCCTGAACAAGCGAGCGAGGACCTTGATGGAACGATTGGCGGCCAAGCCGACGGCCGGCGTGCCGCAGGCATGCCGGAGCTGGGGCGAGACGATTGCGGCGTATCGCTTCTTCGACAACGACGAGGTCGAGTGGGAAGCGATCCTGGAGCCGCACTGGCGGCAGACCGAACGGCGCATGGCAGCGTGCCCGGTCGTGCTGTGCCTGCAGGACACCACGGAGCTGGACTTCAATGCTCGGCGGGTGACCGGGCTTGGGCCGCTGTCCTACGAGGCGCAGCGCGGAATGTACCTGCATCCGACCTACGCGGTGACACCCGGGCGCGTGCCCCTGGGCGTGCTCGATGCGTGGATGTGGGCGCGTGAGCCCAAGGACGCGCAAGGCAAGCGCGGCGGCATGAAGGAGAGTCGGCGCTGGATCGAAGGTTACGAGCGCGTGGCCGAAACCGCGTCGAGCCTGCCGCACACGCGCCTGGTGTATGTGGCCGATCGCGAAGCGGACATGATCGCGCTGATGGTGCGCGCGCAGGAGTTGGGCACGCCGGCGGACTGGCTGATTCGCTCGACCCATGATCGCGCGCTGCCCGAAGGAGCCAAGCTGTGGGCCACGGCCAGCGAGGGTGAGGCGCTCGGCGAGATTGCCTTCACGATGGGCTCGCGCCATGGCGTGCGCGCACGCCCGGTGCGCCAGCACGTGTGGCTGCGGCGCATCGAGTTGCCGGCGGGCGACGGCCGCAGCGTGGCGGCGACGTGCCTGGTGGCACGCGAGTTCGACGCGCCGGCCGGTGTCAAGCCGATCGAATGGCGCTTGCTGACCAACCGCGAAGCCACGACTTTGGCGCAAGCCATCGAGTTGATCGACTGGTATCGGGCGCGTTGGGAAATCGAGATCCTGTTCAACGTGCTGAAGAACGGTTGCCGCGTCGAGGCATTGCAGTTGGGCGCCATCGAGCGGCTCGAACGTGCTCTGGCGATGTTCCTGGTCGTGGCTTGGCGAATTGGCTACCTGATGCGCAAGGGGCGCGCCTGCCCCGATCTGGATGCCGAACTGTTCTTCGATCCTGACGAGATTCGCGGCGCGTACTTGCTCACCGAGCTCAAGCAGCCCGCCAAGCCAAAGCTCAATGAGGTGCTGCGCCTGATCGCGCGCCTGGGCGGCTTTCTCGCTCGCAAGGGCGATGGCGAACCGGGCGCGAAAGCTATCTGGCTCGGACTCAAAGAGGTTCATGTCGCTGCAAAAACCTTGCGGGCATTACGGGCGGGCGCAAGCGCGGACTGTTGTGTATAA